The stretch of DNA TTTTCTCTTCAGATTTACTTGGGACAATTTCTTTAAATCGACGATATTTAAACATTAAAGTATCTCTTTCAATCCCTTTCAAATATGCTTCCTCTACAGCTTCATAAAAAGCAATGACATCAATTATTTCGTCTGTGCTCCAATCAATCGACAGCGGATAGGAAAAATCCATAAAACTCACCTCTAGTACAAATAATGTTAAGTATAACAATTCATTCAATCACTTGCCATTATTATATCCAAGCTTTACGAATCTTTTCTCCTTCCTTAACGATACTATTTATTAGTTCTTCAACTGTTGGCACATCATTTATTAACCCCATCACTTGTCCAGCCCAACCAAACCCTTTATGAACCTCTCCTTCATATATAAAACGCTTATTCGCAATTCCACTTATATATTCTTTTAATTCCTCGTATCCTTTACCTTCAGATTCTACTTGTAAAATTTTCTCTGTCCATTCATTTTGTATTGCTCTTCCTGGCGCACCAAGTGTTCGTTTAATAACAACGGTGTCATTTTCAGAACCATTTACAAGCATCTCTTTGTAAATAGGATGAGCGTGTATACATTCCTTCGTTGCAATAAACCGTGTGCCCATCTCAATTCCTTCGGCTCCAAGTGAGAGAGCTGCCATTAATCCACGGCCATCTCCTATACCTCCTGATGCGATTACAGGAATAGAGACAGAATCAACTACTTTTGGTACTAGTACCATCGTACCTATGTCACTTTTCCCTAAATGCCCTCCCCCTTCCTGTCCTACAACCATTACTGCATCCGCACCAAGTTCTTCCGCTTTTTCCGCTTGCCTTCTTGCTGCTACTAACACTAATTTTTTTACATTCGTATTTTCTAATCTTTTAAATATCGGCGTTGGATTTCCACCAGTCATTGAAATTACAGGAACTTCTTCTTCTATAGCAACATTCAGCATATCTTCAAATGGCCTTCCATGCTGTCCAATAGCAAAATTAACTCCAAATGGTTGATTGGTTAGTTTTCTTACTTTATGTATTTCCATTCTTAAATCGTTAGGTGTTGATAAACTCATAGCTGTAATTTGACCAAGTCCACCCGCATTAGATACAGATGCTGCCAAATCAGCGTACGCTAAATATGCGAGCCCACCTTGTATAATTGGATATTTAATATTTAATAAATCGGTAACTCTCGTGCTCCATTCCATTTTATCTCCTCCAAAATATTAATACCTACTACTACTTCTAGTTTCATCGAAAAAATCCTTTATACTTGAACAACTGAATTCGAAGTATTGTATTTGTAAACTTCCACTGTGAAATTATAATAAAAAATTCTTTGCAAATAATACAAGAAATGCTATAATCCTTTTGTTTTATGTAATATTTTTCACTAATTGAAACATAACTAGATTTAAAGAGGTGTTAACATAAATTGACTATTAACCAAAATTCTACACCGTTGTTTTCCGGACTTGTGGAACATGCAAAGAAAAACCCAATTCAATTTCACATACCGGGACATAAAAAAGGAACCGGAATGGATCCAGAGTTCCGTAACTATATTGGGGAAAACGCATTATCAATCGATTTAATAAATATCGGGCCGCTTGACGACCTACATCATCCAAAAGGTATTATAAAAGAAGCACAAGACCTCGCTGCAAAAGCGTTTGGTGCGGATCACACGTTTTTTTCTGTACAAGGTACAAGTGGAGCCATTATGACGATGGTAATGGCAGTTTGTGGTCCTGGAGAAAAAATAATTGTTCCTCGAAATGTGCATAAATCTGTAATGAGTGCCATCGTTTTCTCAGGTGCTGTTCCAATTTTTATACACCCAGAAGTAGATAAAGAATTAGGAATTTCTCACGGTATAACAACAGATGCAGTAGAGCGTGCGTTACAACAACATCCAGATGCAAAAGGCGTATTAGTGATAAACCCAACGTATTTTGGAATTTCGGCTGATTTAAGTAAAATAGTCGAACTAGCCCATTCTTACGATGTTCCTGTATTAGTCGACGAAGCACATGGAGTGCATATACATTTCCATGAAGAGTTACCACTTTCTGCAATGCAAGCAGGGGCAGATATGGCAGCTACTAGTGTACATAAATTAGGCGGGTCTATGACGCAAAGCTCCATTTTAAATGTGCGAGAAGGTTTAGTAAATGTAAATCGTATTCAATCGATATTAAGTATGCTTACTACAACATCAACATCCTATTTATTACTAGCTTCTTTAGATGTAGCACGAAAAAGGTTAGCAACAGAAGGACATGATATTATTGACCAAGCAATAAAACTTGCCAATAAAACACGTAAAAGAATTAATGAAATTGAACATTTGTATTGTGTTGGGGAAGAAATATTAGGTACAAAAGCAACGTTTGACGCTGATCCTACAAAGTTGATAATATCAACTAAAAATCTCTCTATAAACGGATACGATGTAGAAAAATGGCTACGCGAAAAGTACAATATCGAGGTAGAATTGTCAGATTTATACAATATACTATGTATTATTACACCAGGTGATAGTGATAAAGAAACAGATATACTAGTAGACGCTCTAAAAGATTTATCGCAAGCTTTTGGGTTAGACGAGTCAAACCCTCATAACCATAAAGAAGTATATTTACCAGATATACCAGTATTAGCGATTGCACCTCGTGAGGCTTTTTATTCTGAAACTGAAGTTGTTCCTTTTGAAGAATCTGCTGGTCGAGTTATTGCAGAATTCATCATGGTTTATCCACCAGGGATTCCGATTTTCACACCAGGAGAGATTATTACGGAAGATAATTTACGTTATATACAAATGAATATAGAAGCCGGCTTACCAGTTCAAGGCCCAGAAGATTATGAATTAAAGACACTAAGAGTTATTAAAGAACATGTTGCAATTAAATAATATATAAAAGAGCTTAGCTACGGTGCTGCCTGAAGTTAAAAGAAAGATCTGACTTTTCCAGGTGGCACCGTGCCAAGCTCTTTTTTACAAAAAAAGAAAAAGGATGAAATCACTTTTCATCCTAATATTTCTACCCATCCATATATTTAGTTGAAACTACTAAACTATTATTTATAAAAACCCCTGTTTAACTACTTTTTTTCTTCTTTACTAGTACACTTACAACTACTGCATTTTGCATAGAGAGTGGAAACTTTTTCTGTTTCAAAATATTCTAACGTTGCTTGACATGTTTGACATACGATTGTACCCATTTCTCCATTTCCCCTTTACTCGTTTTGTTAAAAACGTTTTGTAATACACTTTTGTAAGCGTTATCCTTTATTAATTTAATCATAAATCACGCAATGTGTTATGTCAATAGTTAAATTGTATAACACATTAATTATTTTTTTATAGAATAGTAGTCATAAAAATGAATAGATTTTTATAAAGTAGTAGGATATGTGTATAATAAAAAAGCTCCTAATAGTGAGTTATCACCTATTAGAAGCTTTTGTTTTGCTTATGACCTCGTATTTATTTTAGTTTGGAGAGTCTTTAATTGTTTCATTAATTCGTTATATTCCTCCATACTAATATTGCATAATTGGATTTCATTAGCAACTTGTGTCGTGATTATCTTTTTTTGTGTTATCGCTTTTTCTTGTAAAAATATATAGAC from Sutcliffiella cohnii encodes:
- a CDS encoding UPF0223 family protein — its product is MDFSYPLSIDWSTDEIIDVIAFYEAVEEAYLKGIERDTLMFKYRRFKEIVPSKSEEKKLTDEYEELSGYSSYKTIQKAKNAPAGERIKM
- a CDS encoding NAD(P)H-dependent flavin oxidoreductase, whose protein sequence is MEWSTRVTDLLNIKYPIIQGGLAYLAYADLAASVSNAGGLGQITAMSLSTPNDLRMEIHKVRKLTNQPFGVNFAIGQHGRPFEDMLNVAIEEEVPVISMTGGNPTPIFKRLENTNVKKLVLVAARRQAEKAEELGADAVMVVGQEGGGHLGKSDIGTMVLVPKVVDSVSIPVIASGGIGDGRGLMAALSLGAEGIEMGTRFIATKECIHAHPIYKEMLVNGSENDTVVIKRTLGAPGRAIQNEWTEKILQVESEGKGYEELKEYISGIANKRFIYEGEVHKGFGWAGQVMGLINDVPTVEELINSIVKEGEKIRKAWI
- a CDS encoding aminotransferase class I/II-fold pyridoxal phosphate-dependent enzyme, which codes for MNQNSTPLFSGLVEHAKKNPIQFHIPGHKKGTGMDPEFRNYIGENALSIDLINIGPLDDLHHPKGIIKEAQDLAAKAFGADHTFFSVQGTSGAIMTMVMAVCGPGEKIIVPRNVHKSVMSAIVFSGAVPIFIHPEVDKELGISHGITTDAVERALQQHPDAKGVLVINPTYFGISADLSKIVELAHSYDVPVLVDEAHGVHIHFHEELPLSAMQAGADMAATSVHKLGGSMTQSSILNVREGLVNVNRIQSILSMLTTTSTSYLLLASLDVARKRLATEGHDIIDQAIKLANKTRKRINEIEHLYCVGEEILGTKATFDADPTKLIISTKNLSINGYDVEKWLREKYNIEVELSDLYNILCIITPGDSDKETDILVDALKDLSQAFGLDESNPHNHKEVYLPDIPVLAIAPREAFYSETEVVPFEESAGRVIAEFIMVYPPGIPIFTPGEIITEDNLRYIQMNIEAGLPVQGPEDYELKTLRVIKEHVAIK
- a CDS encoding GapA-binding peptide SR1P is translated as MGTIVCQTCQATLEYFETEKVSTLYAKCSSCKCTSKEEKK